The proteins below come from a single Harpia harpyja isolate bHarHar1 chromosome 2, bHarHar1 primary haplotype, whole genome shotgun sequence genomic window:
- the MRPL35 gene encoding 39S ribosomal protein L35, mitochondrial, with the protein MAAAAAAAARGAVAGIVGRWASWAARCPGAGRALSGLSGRCVRLVRVPAAAPLWKPRLLWGSLSGGGTPPVLSSVTSLLPSILQQPVRTLTYCSLRNGKRKTVKAVVDRFLRLHNGLWVRRKAGYKKKLWKKSAAQRKRLRELVVCTRTQCKLLDKMTTSFWKRRNWYVDDPYQKYHDRTNLRV; encoded by the exons atggcggcggcggcggcggcggcggcgcgcggggcTGTGGCGG GGATCGTGGGTCGCTGGGCCTCGTGGGCCGCCCGCTGCCCCGGCGCGGGGCGCGCTCTCTCCGGTCTCTCCGGCCGGTGCGTCAGGCTGGTGCGGGTACCAGCGGCCGCCCCGCTGTGGAAACCGCGGCTTCTGTGGGGGAGCCTGTCGGGGGGAGGCACCCCCCCGGTCCTCAGCAG TGTCACATCTCTACTTCCAAGTATACTTCAACAGCCAGTGAGGACTCTCACTTACTGTAGCTTACGGAATGGGAAGAGGAAAACCGTGAAGGCTGTTGTCGATAGGTTTCTCCGGCTGCACAATGGCCTTTGGGTTAGGAGAAAG GCTGGTTATAAGAAGAAACTGTGGAAGAAGTCAGCCGCCCAGAGAAAGCGTTTGAGAGAGCTGGTGGTGTGCACTAGAACGCAATGTAAACTCCTTGACAAAATGACCACTTCcttctggaaaagaagaaattggtaCGTTGATGATCCCTACCAGAAGTATCATGATCGCACGAATCTTCGTGTGTAG